In a genomic window of Callithrix jacchus isolate 240 chromosome 22, calJac240_pri, whole genome shotgun sequence:
- the LOC108590430 gene encoding uncharacterized protein LOC108590430 isoform X2, which yields MGPDLRPRLPSRPGCNGEGSLECPAHDLNRPPPPADQIRKAVSKRYGGQNCPAPALLVARSLLPWDCPGHRLQHCPVRLPPGSTDTAAGHPGAPLRVRRRGVTSASAEPGSRHSDGHRVLGNSLSNLRKQGPTAGVPHRWATAPPSRRSSPRSRDFRSAAWQNQAEKTSSGASGMPRAMDPQEPPRCFRLPQALLACVFLKALPTGNCRHSPLFRF from the coding sequence ATGGGACCCGACCTCCGCCCACGCCTTCCAAGCCGTCCGGGTTGCAATGGTGAGGGCAGTCTCGAGTGCCCAGCTCACGATCTGAATCGCCCTCCTCCTCCGGCCGATCAGATCAGGAAAGCCGTGTCAAAGAGGTACGGAGGTCAGAACTGTCCGGCTCCTGCGCTGCTTGTGGCACGCAGCCTCCTTCCCTGGGACTGCCCCGGGCACCGCCTCCAGCATTGTCCTGTGCGGCTGCCGCCGGGGAGCACGGACACTGCGGCCGGCCATCCGGGAGCGCCACTGCGCGTGCGCAGGCGGGGCGTCACAAGCGCGAGCGCTGAGCCGGGCTCGCGTCACAGTGACGGTCACCGTGTCCTGGGGAACAGTCTGAGCAACTTGAGAAAGCAGGGGCCCACGGCGGGAGTGCCTCACCGTTGGGCGACGGCTCCCCCCTCACGGCGATCGTCGCCACGGTCCCGCGATTTCCGGAGTGCGGCTTGGCAGAACCAGGCGGAGAAAACGTCCAGCGGAGCTTCAGGGATGCCCAGGGCGATGGATCCCCAAGAACCCCCTAGATGCTTCAGGCTTCCCCAGGCACTGTTGGCGTGTGTCTTCTTGAAAGCTCTCCCTACCGGGAATTGCAG
- the LOC108590430 gene encoding uncharacterized protein LOC108590430 isoform X3, producing MGPDLRPRLPSRPGCNGEGSLECPAHDLNRPPPPADQIRKAVSKRYGGQNCPAPALLVARSLLPWDCPGHRLQHCPVRLPPGSTDTAAGHPGAPLRVRRRGVTSASAEPGSRHSDGHRVLGNSLSNLRKQGPTAGVPHRWATAPPSRRSSPRSRDFRSAAWQNQAEKTSSGASGMPRAMDPQEPPRCFRLPQALLACVFLKALPTGNCRQQW from the exons ATGGGACCCGACCTCCGCCCACGCCTTCCAAGCCGTCCGGGTTGCAATGGTGAGGGCAGTCTCGAGTGCCCAGCTCACGATCTGAATCGCCCTCCTCCTCCGGCCGATCAGATCAGGAAAGCCGTGTCAAAGAGGTACGGAGGTCAGAACTGTCCGGCTCCTGCGCTGCTTGTGGCACGCAGCCTCCTTCCCTGGGACTGCCCCGGGCACCGCCTCCAGCATTGTCCTGTGCGGCTGCCGCCGGGGAGCACGGACACTGCGGCCGGCCATCCGGGAGCGCCACTGCGCGTGCGCAGGCGGGGCGTCACAAGCGCGAGCGCTGAGCCGGGCTCGCGTCACAGTGACGGTCACCGTGTCCTGGGGAACAGTCTGAGCAACTTGAGAAAGCAGGGGCCCACGGCGGGAGTGCCTCACCGTTGGGCGACGGCTCCCCCCTCACGGCGATCGTCGCCACGGTCCCGCGATTTCCGGAGTGCGGCTTGGCAGAACCAGGCGGAGAAAACGTCCAGCGGAGCTTCAGGGATGCCCAGGGCGATGGATCCCCAAGAACCCCCTAGATGCTTCAGGCTTCCCCAGGCACTGTTGGCGTGTGTCTTCTTGAAAGCTCTCCCTACCGGGAATTGCAG acagCAGTGGTGA